Within Desulfobacter sp., the genomic segment CGGTGCGTCGGACGAATTTTTGCGCCGCCGGCGCAGGATGGCGCGGATCCTTGCGGTCAGTTCCCTGGGGCTGAAGGGCTTGGACATATAATCGTTGGCCCCCAGTTCAAGTCCGGTGACAATGTCTGATTCTTCGCCCTTGGCCGTCAGCATGACAATGGGAATTTCGGCGGTGGTCTCGTTATTTTTCAGGTACCGGGTCACCTCAAGGCCGTCAATGCCCGGCAGCATGAGGTCCAGTACCATCAGGTCAGGGCTGGACTGCTTGGCAATCTTGATGGCCTCTTCCCCGGTCATGGCCTGAACGATATTGTAACCTTCACTTTTTAAATTAAACTTAATCAGCTCAAGAATATCTTCTTCATCATCAACAATCAGTATGGTTTCCTTGGACATAATCCTATCCTGATTTTTCGGTCTTGTTTATGGTCATTTTTATCACGAATGCCTGATAATTTCCCCTTCAATGAGGTAAATCACTTCTTCTGCAATATTTTTTGTGTGATCTCCCACCCGCTCTATATGCCTGGAAATCAGATACATATTGATAATTTCCGTCACCATTTCAGGATGGCGTTGGATATCATCCTTCATGATCCTGTAGGCATCGTTTCTCATGATGTTGACCTCTTTGTCCATGTCACGGACCGTATAGGCCAGATCCACATCCATGCTCACCAACGCGTCCAGGCTCAGCTTAAGCATTTTGGCAGCCTGCTCGGCCATGGCGGTGTAATCATATTTGAATGTTGCCGTATGCTTGGCAGATGTCTTGTACCGCTGGGCAATGTTCACAGCATAATCGGCAATCCGTTCCAGGTCATTGTTAATTTTTATCACCGCCGTAATCAGGCGCAGGTCCGTTGCCACAGGCTGGTACAGGGCCAGGGTTTTGAGGCACTCTTCTTCAACCTCAACCTCCCGCTCATCCACCAGATAATCTGTATCAATGATCTCCTGGGCCTGGTCCAGGTCCTCTTTTTTGATGGCATAGATGGCCTTTTTAAACCGGTCTTCCACCATCGCACCCAGGGAAAGTATTTCTTTTTTTATCCGGTGCATGGCGCGTGTCAAATGGGTTGTCATCTGTATCCCCCGATATATCAATTCAATAAAAATAATTGAATTTTTTTACCCTGATTTCATTAGAATTCTGTTAGATTTAGGTTAAGGGGAAATTAAACCTGGCACCGGCCCGGCGTTTATTGAACGGTTTTTCAAGGATGGATATCTTTGCCCGGCTGCAGAATCACTTTTTCCAGGTATAGGGTATTTCCCCTTTCATTATACCGGCACCGGTCACAATAGGTTTCCATGATGACCATTCCCCTGCCGTGGTCCGCGGCCTCGTCCATGGGGGTCCGGCAGATCCTTTTCCAGTCAAACCCCGCCCCCTGGTCCTCAATGGAGATCTGCAGGCTGTTGCCCGTGGCCATGGACAAGCACAGCTTCACCACCTTGGCCGGATCATTTTTATTTCCATGGCGCACGGCATTTGTCAATCCTTCCCGGAGAACCAGGTTGACGGCAAACTTTTGGGAAGACAGATCCGGCCCCATGGATTCAAGGAATCCGGATACGGCATTACAGGCATCGTCAATCTTAGCCAGGGAGGAGGAGAACCGGATCTCCAGGCCATTGCCCTGCCGGCTTAATTCATAGATATTCCCGGCATTCGCCATCCCCTATACCTCCACACAGAGAAGGACAATGTCATCCTCGGGCCGGGCCTGTTCCCCGAACAATTGATTGACCAGGACCTCGGGCGCCGTGTCAAAGGGGATATCCCTGAGCCCTTCATATACGGGCAGCAGGCTTTCGGCACCCGACACCCAGGTTACCTTGTTTTCGGCAGACTCCACCAGGCCGTCGGAATAAATAAAAAGCCTGTCCCCCACGGACACCGGCAGCTGAACCTGGCCGAAACCGGCATCGGGAAAGATGCCCAAAATATCCCCTTCCGCCCGGATCAGCCGTGGCGGTTCGCCCTTGGGCATATACACCACAGGGGGATGGCCGGCATTCACAATGGTCAGCCTCATGGTACTCCGGTTCAG encodes:
- a CDS encoding response regulator encodes the protein MSKETILIVDDEEDILELIKFNLKSEGYNIVQAMTGEEAIKIAKQSSPDLMVLDLMLPGIDGLEVTRYLKNNETTAEIPIVMLTAKGEESDIVTGLELGANDYMSKPFSPRELTARIRAILRRRRKNSSDAPVRVRQEGDMVIDRAKHRVTIEGAVVELTLSEFELLSFLAEKKGWVFTRGQIVDAIHGENYAVTERSIDVIIVGLRKKLKHYASCIETVRGVGYRFKEDA
- the phoU gene encoding phosphate signaling complex protein PhoU — translated: MTTHLTRAMHRIKKEILSLGAMVEDRFKKAIYAIKKEDLDQAQEIIDTDYLVDEREVEVEEECLKTLALYQPVATDLRLITAVIKINNDLERIADYAVNIAQRYKTSAKHTATFKYDYTAMAEQAAKMLKLSLDALVSMDVDLAYTVRDMDKEVNIMRNDAYRIMKDDIQRHPEMVTEIINMYLISRHIERVGDHTKNIAEEVIYLIEGEIIRHS
- a CDS encoding ATP-binding protein, which translates into the protein MANAGNIYELSRQGNGLEIRFSSSLAKIDDACNAVSGFLESMGPDLSSQKFAVNLVLREGLTNAVRHGNKNDPAKVVKLCLSMATGNSLQISIEDQGAGFDWKRICRTPMDEAADHGRGMVIMETYCDRCRYNERGNTLYLEKVILQPGKDIHP